AAGCACCCATGCACCCATATTATCTCATTTATATCCATGGAAAGTTTCAAGGGGAATACCAgtaccaacaaaaagaaacagtaactaacaaaatgaaactgaaatgcatttgaaaacCATAAAGAAACTAACCATAGCCTATATATTATGTTACATATTGTTCCGTTCCACAATCTAGTACAACGGTTTCGAACAATTATGCATCAATTTCACTAACGAAAAACTGCAACAATTCTTCAACCATCACATGTTCGTTTTGGAACAAGAAGAGTATCAGCGCGAGGGCATCGAGTGGACGTTCATTGATTTCGGCATGGATCTGCAAATGTGTATCGATCTGATCGAAAAGGTACAGACACGGCCATAACTATCTTGTCACAGCAGATAGCCCAAGCTGACCAACACCAAACCAACGACACATATGATTGCCCTAAGATGCACCTCAAAACTTATATCTAATCTAATGTAATCTGTTATTAACACTTTAGTCATAAGATCGCCTAAAGCTATAGCTAAACAAGCATCAACTCctaatgcatttgcattttagcGACAAAAATCTAACGACAACTAACGACGGGTAAGTTCTATGTACTAATTGTAGTACTGTCTAGTTCTAGTTTTAGTTCTAGTTCTAGTTGAGCGTCTTGTGGCTTCAAAAACTACTCgtataaacaacaacaacaaaaactcaacTATTTAATATCTACTTTATGTTCTTTGCGTGCTTGCCTACTAGAGAAACTTTTAATGCCGCTCCACTCGATCGATGAGGGTAAAACTAACTTGTGGATATTCTTGTGTTATTTTACCAACAGCCTATGGGTATCCTGTCCATCCTGGAGGAAGAGTCTATGTTCCCCAAGGCTACCGATCAGACCTTCTCGGAGAAGCTGACCAATACCCATTTGGGCAAGTCCGCTCCATTCCAGAAGCCAAAGCCCCCAAAGCCCGGCCAGCAGGCTGCCCACTTCGCCATTGGCCATTATGCCGGCTGTGTGTCCTACAACATCACCGGTTGGTTGGAGAAGAACAAGGATCCCCTCAACGACACTGTCGTCGATCAGTTCAAGAAGTCTCAGAACAAGCTGCTGATCGAAATCTTCGCCGATCATCCCGGACAGTCGGGCGGCGGTGAACAGGCCAAGGGTGGTCGTGGCAAGAAGGGCGGTGGCTTCGCTACCGTCTCCTCTGCCTACAAGGAGCAGCTGAACAGCTTGATGGCCATTCTGCGCTCGACCCAACCTCATTTCGTCCGTTGCATCATTCCCAACGAGATGAAGCAGCCTGGTCTCGTCGATGCTCACTTGGTCATGCACCAGCTGACTTGTAACGGTGTGCTTGAAGGTATCCGTATTTGCCGTAAGGGCTTCCCCAACAGGATGGTCTACCCCGACTTCAAGATGCGGTAAGTTCGCAACTCTCGCAACTCTAAACATTAAGCTACACTCTTATCTTACACTTAGACATATTTACTATAGTTTCAGTTAGTTTATAtctagcaaaaaaaaaacactttgacTTTGTATATACACTAGGGGACACCACTGTAGCTTACCTTGGACTGCTCTTAGCTTTAATCTATAATTAACTTGTAAATTATTCAACTATAGTTACATGATTCTGGCCCCAGCCATCATGACAGCCGAAAAGTTGGCCAAGAATGCGGCCGGCAAGTGTCTGGAAGCCGTCGGACTGGATCCCGATATGTATCGCATTGGTCACACCAAGGCACGCATACAACCTCCTATTAAATGTCCTCTATAAATGTCCTTGTATATCCAAGCCGAAGAATGTCCCACCATTCCAATTGTACCAATTACCTATCTCTGTATGTACCATGTACCATGTACCAGAAATGTTCCAgttgctccagctgcagttccagTGCTGTGCCCATGTTAGGTGTAGTCTTCGTAGTAGCACGATCTTATCTGTTATTTGTACATCTCAAATCAAAACCGAACATTCTACATTCCGACAGGTACCAAATTCTGAACCCACGCGGCATTAAGGATCTCGAAGATCCCAAGAAAGCCTCCAAGGTTCTGCTTGAGTCCACCGAGCTGAGCGATGACCTTTACCGTCTGGGTCATACCAAGGCATGAATAAGTTCCACCctctttaaattaaaacgcTTAATCTGGCcattttcaaatttgaaattcaacaaaaaacgaacactTATGAGTGGATGGCTCACAACTGTACTTGTATTTTCTGTGTAGTCAATAATCTTTTGATTTGCGGGTTGTGGCATATGCTCGAGAAACCTCTACGAGAGAGCAGTAAATGtcacacccaaaaaaacattacatatacacaccacacacgcacacacaaacacgccaAAGAGTGGACACAACTGTACCGATTGTGGGTGCATTTCTTTCAATTGATCTCTCACCGTATTACAGCTATCAAATTCTGAATCCAGCCGGCATTGTTGGCATCGAGGATGCCAAGAAGTGTGGCAGCATACTTTTGGAGTCCACCGGACTGGATCCCGATATGTACCGCATTGGACACACTAAGGCAGAGTCACATTCTGATCTATCCAAAATTATGCTcatgcatctctctctctctctttgaactatcttaaatatctttctgaGTTCCCCCGCTCCACAAACAAGTAGTTTTGATATTTCTATCTACTCCCCCCACACATGAGAAGCATCAACTGAACTTTACTCGTATGTCAAAGGCCACGTACAGAGGCTATACGAGTCTCAAATTACAACCAAACCCAGCACAGATTTCAGGCGTCCTTTAGGAAAACAGTCACAGAACTTTACTAGGGGCGCTACCTTCACTTTTGTTTGATCTCCCCACGATCCCTCAAACCTACACTAAACATAGATACACACCctacacactacacacacacagatacaaatgtaccACCCCCCAGCATGGGTTCGAAAGTTTATTCGTAGAGTTTTTACCCCAATTTTGAAGGATGATTTTTTGATACGATTTAAGATCAACTGTGAATAACCATAGAATATAAGCTAGACATACTAACCCCCCAACTAGTTATCTATACACTGTagcatttgatttgaatgttttgattgattgacttcATCATGAACATATGCAGCTACCAAATCCTGAACCCCAAGGGTATCAAGGGTATTGAGGATCCCAAGAAATGCACGAAGATCCTCATCGAATCGACCGAATTGGCCGACGATCAATACCGTCTGGGTAACACAAAGGCACGCACAACCAAACTATTCTCTACACAACTCTCAAAATACTTCAAAAACATGCACTTTTGTCTATGGCTCTGATAACTGAtgaccagacacacacattacacaacaacacacacacacttgcaccccataaacacacaacacacacacacgcagaatCGAACCTGGTTTTGGGGTGTacaaaaaccaagcaaaaaGCTTAGAGTACTCTCTGAACCAGGCATGATTCTGTGTGCGCATGTCCTTCTCAGTATCTATACTTTCTCTTTCACTGATTGTGGCCTGAATATAGTATATAAGAAATAAGGATACATCCCCACCCAGAACACTTCTGAAACCTTTACAAAAAAGGACACAGAACACATATCCCATACCTAGATCCATCTCCCCATCGATTGGTGTTAGATTTGACTCTACTTTACCCTAGTCTGTAGTTAATGAACCTAATCCAATTCTAAATCCAAATTTAGTTAGTATTTATGCACCAATATTAACCAATTCGTTTGATACATAATAATACAACCATTAAAACTACAACAAACTCCATACAGCTACAAGATCATGTGCCCCAAGCAATTGCAGGGCGTTGACAAAGACAAAAAGGCCACTGATATAATCATTAAATTTATCGATCTGCCAGAAGATCAATACCGTTTGGGTAACACAAAGGTATATGCCAGACAATAtatctcacacacacaaacacaaaaacatcCTGTGCACGCTTTTACCTTCTGGACTCATCCCTTTGCCAGCCTATCCCCGAGCCAACCCCGGACAAATGCCGGCTGCTAGTACACAGCTCTGGTCCAGGTCTGTTGGCTTTGGGTGTGGCCTGGTCTAGGGCTCTGATCTAGAGGTCACACACATGCCTCTGAGTGTCTTCAACTGCAATCCGTGTTCACATCTGCATCCGTGTCATCATCTGCATCAATGTTTAATAACCTCATCTATGCATCTCTTTACTAAGATCTCTATAAATGTTATGTGTTGTTTGTCTTGTTCTTGTCTTGTTCTTGtcgtttttcctgttttcctGTATACgttgtgttgttgttcaaACCATCCATCCTCTATCTATCCCAGTTCAACCTGTCCAAAAGTGTTTTTGAAGAATCGCttaagcaaaaagaaaaaaaactctGCTTAGTGCACGCGCTCTTCGAGTGTTTGAATGAACTGGAAAACTAACCTATTATCTTCCCCTTGCCCATAAACTCCCATTGACCATATAATAGGTGTTCTTCCGCGCCGGTGTCCTGGGTCAGATGGAGGAGTTCCGTGATGAGCGTCTGGGCAAGATCATGTCCTGGATGCAGGCATGGGCTCGTGGTTACCTGTCCCGCAAGGGCTTCAAGAAGCTCCAGGAACAGCGCGTCGCCCTCAAGGTTGTCCAGCGCAATCTGCGCAAGTACCTGCAGCTCCGTACCTGGCCATGGTACAAACTGTGGCAGAAGGTCAAGCCCCTCCTCAACGTCAGCCGTATCGAGGATGAGATTGCCGTGAgtattacaacaaaaaatgtctaAAGATCCTCATAGCTGCTGTGGTTCGACTGCCGTACAATatggcttggcttttgtttgtgaaCTTGGCCAAAACAGTTGCCAGTGACAATCATGTGGCGAGTCAGAGTAGCCCTGGCATGTCCATTCCATTCGGTAGGTAgtcctcccctctctctctctctcgctcattGTCTGGGGTAATTGGATgagtcgcagcagctgcacacaCGTCAAATCATCATTTGCGAATCTTATTTTAGCCAATCgccataaacattttaagtTTGTTATGCCGAGGCAAAATTCTTGTGCTTAATTAAGCGCACAAAACTTAATACCTGCAGCACGGACATGcaacaagcagccagcagccagcaaccagccacCCACTCACAGCTGCCCGAACATATCGATCGATACGATCTGATTCCCATTGCTGTTCGGTTCAACCAAAAATAGATGCTGTCCTAATCTAGGCACTTTAGCGAGCAAGTTTCGCTGGAATCTAACAAATGCCCTGccgtacatacgtacatacatttaatgtacataatatgtaccGTTCATGTACAGAATTATGAATTGCAAAATGTGTTCTATTCTTGGCCCTGCCACATAGCTCagttctgtttttttcttttaaagaGCCACAATTAGTTTGCCAATTAGCTtgctaattaaataataaaaaatgccAAGAGCCTAGCGCCAAGTATAGTTCCCGATCATGATCACGATGAGTAATTATGTACAGAGCATACATAGATGAGAATTTGTATACAATCTGCTGGTCTGATTGTATATATAGATACGGGAGTGGGTTGGGAGATGCTGTACACCTGCTGGCCCGCCGCACAAGTGCGAATTGATAGGCCCCAGAGGCTAGCAATTTCTGAATTATGATGGCCACgattacacaaacacatacacacacatggcatgccacgccatgccacgccatgccataccatgccacacagtggcagctgctgctgctgctgctctgcttgaGCTCTTGGGGTATGCGTGCGTTGGGGCGTTTTGGCTAATTTTATAGCCAAGTGGCCCAGTGCATTCGTGGCAGCCATTCCAGTTGTATTTGACCAGTCGCCGTCGCGGTAACGCGTaccacaaaaacgaaaccccCTGAAACGAAGCGAAGCATAAGCCAAGTGCCCACAGTCTCTGTAGTCTCTAAAGTGAATCTCTAGCAATGGCCGATGAAAAGAAGAccaagaaaacgaaaaagtcCAGCGAAGCCACCACACCCAGTGCCAGTGAGgagccagctgcagcagctgcagaagcggCTCCTCCCACAGAAAATCccgaagcagcggcagctgctcctgctcctgccccggCAGAAGCCACGCCAGTCGAACCACCAGCACAGCCAGAGGCTGCCATAGCCAGTGATAGTGGAAATGCCCCAACTAATCCCAAAAATGCCTCTAATGACTTGCAGCGTCTGGAGGAGAAGGCCAAGAAGGCTGAGGAACTGCACGCCGCTGAAGTGAAGGTGCgcaaggagctggaggtgcTCAACGCCAAGCTGTTGGCCGAGAAGACCGCCCTGCTGGACTCCCTGTCCGGCGAGAAGGGTGCCCTGCAGGACTACCAGGAGCGCAACTCCAAGCTGCAGGCCCAGAAGAACGACCTCGAGAACCAGCTGCGCGTAAGTACCATCCACCTTAGCCACCATCCATTGATGGCATCAATccaaaaagcacaaaactgCAAACCCAAATCGATCATGTCAAATCGAGCGTGAAAATTGCTCTCGACTATTTCGAGGCAATTGCGCAAATTGCTAAAATTGGAATGGGCCAATCATCACagccataatttatgcaccCGCTAATCCAATATACTCTTTCGCTCGATCTCTCTGTGTAGGACATCCAAGAGCGCCTGACTCAGGAGGAAGATGCCCGCAACCAGCTGTtccagcagaagaagaaggccGATCAGGAGATCTCTGGCCTGAAGAAGGACATCGAGGATCTGGAGCTGAACATCCAGAAGGCCGAGCAGGACAAGGCCACCAAGGATCACCAGATCCGCAACTTGAACGACGAGATCGCCCACCAGGATGAGCTCATCAACAAGCTGAACAAGGAGAAGAAGATGCAGGGCGAGACCAACCAGAAGACCGGTGAGGAGCTGCAGTCCGCCGAGGACAAGATCAACCACTTGAACAAGGTTAAGGCCAAGCTCGAGCAGACCCTCGATGAGCTCGAGGACTCGCTGGAGCGCGAGAAGAAGGTCCGCGGCGATGTGGAGAAGGGCAAGCGCAAGGTTGAGGGAGACCTCAAGCTCACCCAGGAGGCTGTCTCCGATCTGGAGCGCAACAAGAAGGAGCTCGAGCAGACGATCCAGCGCAAGGACAAGGAACTGTCCTCCATCACCGCCAAGCTGGAAGATGAGCAGGTCGTCGTTGGCAAGCACCAGCGCCAgatcaaggagctgcaggcccgcatcgaggagctggaggaggaggtcgAGGCCGAGCGTCAGGCCCGCGCCAAGGCTGAGAAGCAGCGCGCCGATCTTGCCCGCGAACTCGAGGAATTGGGCGAGCGTCTGGAGGAGGCTGGCGGTGCCACCTCTGCCCAGATTGAGCTCAACAAGAAGCGCGAGGCCGAGCTCAGCAAGCTCCGTCGCGATCTTGAGGAGGCCAACATCCAGCACGAGTCCACCCTGGCTAACCTGCGCAAGAAGCACAACGATGCCGTTGCCGAGATGGCCGAACAGGTCGATCAGCTCAACAAGCTGAAGGCTAAGTAAGTACCGATTAAAGATCTCCTCGAATTTCGCCAGCTTTTTTCAGGTGCAACCAATGAGACAGAGACTCGCGACTCGAGACTCGAGACTCGTCCTTAACTTCAATTgatctctcgctctttttATCACATTGCTATCTAGGGCCGAGCACGATCGCCAGACTTGCCACAACGAGTTGAATCAGACTCGTACCGCCTGCGATCAGTTGGGTCGCGATAAGGTAATATGTCGCGATCACAAGCATCCAATCCGCACCAAAGATTGGGTGCCTTGTGCTCCACACATATCTGAATACGAGTACACATCACTGAAAACTGTACACTGAACACCAAGCATGTTCCAACCAAAAGCTCCACACAACTACGTACAAGAAACAACGTCTGTGTGATCCACTATGTCTCTGTCTATGTATAACAAACGATAAAGAAAAGGTCTCTCAATAGGATGCGAATTTGGACAACGATCAATTTGCAGCTCGCTCGCTTCtcgcctctgctctgctctacttTCTATTTTGTATATCCCCCCACACACTCagaacaaaaactaacacGTGCAAAACCATTTTGTGTCTACTCTATCTATCTGTTTAAACCAGGGCTGAGAAGGAGAAGAACGAGTACTACGGCCAGTTGAACGATCTGCGCTCCGGTGTTGACCACATTACCAACGAGAAGGTATTCAAATTGATTCATTCctttgctcgctctctcatcGATTTGCCGCTGTAAATTAAATGCTGAAagttctatatttttttttgccacgaAAACTTGTGTATAGTCAACGAAGAACCCCTGTAAAAGTACCACTAAAACGACCCACAAAACCGAAAGTAATCTGCCCGCTTGACTTACTAAAACCAATCCTTGTACAGAACAACCTTACACGAAAACCAAAGTGCACACCACTCAAGACAAAAGAGAAAACCCACCCATGCCCGAGACTAAATCCCCAAATTTGTTGAACCTTTGAACAGGCTGCCCAGGAGAAGATcgccaagcagctgcagcacaccCTCAACGAGGTGCAGTCCAAATTGGATGAGACCAACAGGACCCTCAACGACTTCGATGCCAGCAAGAAGAAGCTGTCCATTGAGAACTCCGACCTGCTCCGCCAGTTGGAGGAGGCCGAGTCCCAGGTGTCTCAGCTGTCCAAGATCAAGATCTCCCTGACCACCCAGCTGGAGGATACCAAGCGTCTCGCCGACGAGGAGTCCCGCGAGCGTGCCACCCTTCTGGGCAAGTTCCGCAACCTGGAGCACGACCTCGACAACCTGCGCGAACAGGTTGAGGAGGAGGCCGAGGGCAAGGCTGATCTGCAGCGTCAATTGAGCAAGGCCAACGCCGAGTCCCAGATCTGGCGCAGCAAGTACGAGTCCGATGGCGTTGCCCGCTctgaggagctggaggaggccaagCGCAAGCTGCAGGCCCGTCTCGCCGAGGCTGAGGAGACCATCGAGTCCCTTAACCAGAAGTGCATTGGCCTGGAGAAGACCAAGCAGCGTCTGTCCACCGAAGTCGAGGATCTCCAGCTGGAGGTCGATCGTGCCAACGCCATTGCCAATGCCGccgagaagaagcagaaggcaTTCGACAAGATCATCGGCGAGTGGAAGCTCAAGGTCGACGATTTGGCCGCTGAGCTGGATGCCTCCCAGAAGGAGTGCCGCAACTACTCCACCGAACTGTTCCGTCTGAAGGGTGCCTACGAGGAGggccaggagcagctggaggctgTGCGTCGTGAGAACAAGAACTTGGCTGATGAGGTCAAGGATCTGCTCGACCAGATCGGTGAGGGTGGCCGCAACATCCATGAGATCGAGAAGGCACGCAAGCGCCTGGAAGCCGAGAAGGATGAGCTCCAGGCCGCTTTGGAGGAGGCTGAGGCCGCCctcgagcaggaggagaacaAGGTGCTGCGCGCTCAGCTGGAGCTGTCCCAGGTCCGCCAGGAGATCGATCGCCGCATCCAGGAGAAGGAAGAGGAATTCGAGAACACCCGCAAGAACCACCAGCGCGCCTTGGACTCCATGCAAGCCTCCCTCGAGGCTGAGGCCAAGGGCAAGGCTGAGGCCCTGCGCATGAAGAAGAAGCTGGAGGCTGACATTAACGAGCTGGAGATTGCTCTGGATCATGCCAACAAGGTGGGTTCCACattaaatctctctctctctttgaaaTTTTACTTATCCATTCCGATTATTTCGCTCTCCTTTGCAGGCTAACGCCGAGGCCCAGAAGAACATCAAGCGTTACCAGCAACAGCTGAAGGACATCCAGACCGCCcttgaggaggagcagcgcgCCCGTGACGATGCCCGTGAACAGCTGGGTATCTCTGAGCGTCGTGCCAACGCTCTCCAGAACGAGCTGGAGGAGTCTCGCACTCTGCTGGAACAGGCCGATCGCGGCCGTCGCCAGgccgagcaggagctggccgaTGCCCACGAACAGCTGAACGAGGTGTCCGCCCAGAACGCCTCCATCTCCGCTGCCAAGAGGAAGCTCGAGTCTGAGCTGCAGACCCTGCACTCTGACCTGGATGAGCTCCTGAACGAGGCCAAGAACTCCGAGGAGAAGGCCAAGAAGGCAATGGTTGATGCCGCCCGCCTGGCCGATGAGCTGCGCGCTGAGCAGGATCATGCCCAGACCCAGGAGAAATTGAGGAAGGCCCTTGAGCAGCAGATCAAGGAACTGCAGGTCCGTCTGGATGAGGCTGAGGCCAATGCCCTTAAGGGCGGCAAGAAGGCCATCCAGAAGCTGGAGCAGCGCGTCCGCGAGCTCGAGAACGAGCTGGACGGTGAGCAGAGGAGACACGCCGATGCCCAGAAGAACTTGCGCAAGAGCGAGCGCCGCATCAAGGAGCTGAGCTTCCAGTCCGAGGAGGACCGCAAGAACCACGAGCGCATGCAGGA
The sequence above is a segment of the Drosophila subobscura isolate 14011-0131.10 chromosome U, UCBerk_Dsub_1.0, whole genome shotgun sequence genome. Coding sequences within it:
- the LOC117902575 gene encoding myosin heavy chain, muscle isoform X14, producing the protein MPKPAPNQEDEDPTPYLFVSLEQRRIDQSKPYDSKKSCWVPDEKEGYLLGEIKATKGDIVSVGLPGGESRDFKKDQLQQVNPPKYEKAEDMSNLTYLNDASVLHNLRQRYYHKLIYTYSGLFCVAINPYKRYPVYTNRCAKMYRGKRRNEVPPHIFAISDGAYVDMLTNHVNQSMLITGESGAGKTENTKKVIAYFATVGASTKKEDPEAKKKGSLEDQVVQTNPVLEAFGNAKTVRNDNSSRFGKFIRIHFGPTGKLAGADIETYLLEKARVISQQSLERSYHIFYQIMSGSVAGVKDMCFLSDNIYDYFNVSQGKVTVPSIDDGEEFQMADQAFDILGFTKEEKENVYRITAAVMHMGGMKFKQRGREEQAEQDGEEEGGRVSKLFGCDPAELYKNLLKPRIKVGNEFVTQGRNVQQVSNSIGALCKGVFDRLFKWLVKKCNETLDTKQKRQHFIGVLDIAGFEIFDYNGFEQLCINFTNEKLQQFFNHHMFVLEQEEYKREGIDWAFIDFGMDLLACIDLIEKPMGILSILEEESMFPKATDQTFSEKLTNTHLGKSAPFQKPKPPKPGQQAAHFAIGHYAGCVSYNITGWLEKNKDPLNDTVVDQFKKSQNKLLIEIFADHPGQSGGGEQAKGGRGKKGGGFATVSSAYKEQLNSLMAILRSTQPHFVRCIIPNEMKQPGLVDAHLVMHQLTCNGVLEGIRICRKGFPNRMVYPDFKMRYMILAPAIMTAEKLAKNAAGKCLEAVGLDPDMYRIGHTKVFFRAGVLGQMEEFRDERLGKIMSWMQAWARGYLSRKGFKKLQEQRVALKVVQRNLRKYLQLRTWPWYKLWQKVKPLLNVSRIEDEIARLEEKAKKAEELHAAEVKVRKELEVLNAKLLAEKTALLDSLSGEKGALQDYQERNSKLQAQKNDLENQLRDIQERLTQEEDARNQLFQQKKKADQEISGLKKDIEDLELNIQKAEQDKATKDHQIRNLNDEIAHQDELINKLNKEKKMQGETNQKTGEELQSAEDKINHLNKVKAKLEQTLDELEDSLEREKKVRGDVEKGKRKVEGDLKLTQEAVSDLERNKKELEQTIQRKDKELSSITAKLEDEQVVVGKHQRQIKELQARIEELEEEVEAERQARAKAEKQRADLARELEELGERLEEAGGATSAQIELNKKREAELSKLRRDLEEANIQHESTLANLRKKHNDAVAEMAEQVDQLNKLKAKAEKEKNEYYGQLNDLRSGVDHITNEKAAQEKIAKQLQHTLNEVQSKLDETNRTLNDFDASKKKLSIENSDLLRQLEEAESQVSQLSKIKISLTTQLEDTKRLADEESRERATLLGKFRNLEHDLDNLREQVEEEAEGKADLQRQLSKANAESQIWRSKYESDGVARSEELEEAKRKLQARLAEAEETIESLNQKCIGLEKTKQRLSTEVEDLQLEVDRANAIANAAEKKQKAFDKIIGEWKLKVDDLAAELDASQKECRNYSTELFRLKGAYEEGQEQLEAVRRENKNLADEVKDLLDQIGEGGRNIHEIEKARKRLEAEKDELQAALEEAEAALEQEENKVLRAQLELSQVRQEIDRRIQEKEEEFENTRKNHQRALDSMQASLEAEAKGKAEALRMKKKLEADINELEIALDHANKANAEAQKNIKRYQQQLKDIQTALEEEQRARDDAREQLGISERRANALQNELEESRTLLEQADRGRRQAEQELADAHEQLNEVSAQNASISAAKRKLESELQTLHSDLDELLNEAKNSEEKAKKAMVDAARLADELRAEQDHAQTQEKLRKALEQQIKELQVRLDEAEANALKGGKKAIQKLEQRVRELENELDGEQRRHADAQKNLRKSERRIKELSFQSEEDRKNHERMQDLVDKLQQKIKTYKRQIEEAEEIAALNLAKFRKAQQELEEAEERADLAEQAISKFRAKGRAGSVGRGASPAPRATSVRPQFDGLAFPPRFDLNPENEF
- the LOC117902575 gene encoding myosin heavy chain, muscle isoform X35; the encoded protein is MPKPAPNQEDEDPTPYLFVSLEQRRIDQSKPYDSKKSCWVPDEKEGYLLGEIKATKGDIVSVGLPGGEVKDFKSEKVEKVNPPKFEKLEDMADMTVLNTPCVLHNLRQRYYAKLIYTYSGLFCVAINPYKRYPVYTNRCAKMYRGKRRNEVPPHIFAISDGAYVDMLTNHVNQSMLITGESGAGKTENTKKVIAYFATVGASTKKEDPEAKKKGSLEDQVVQTNPVLEAFGNAKTVRNDNSSRFGKFIRIHFGPTGKLAGADIETYLLEKARVISQQSLERSYHIFYQIMSGSVAGVKDYCLLSNNIYDYRIVSQGKTTIPSVNDGEEWLAVDQAFDILGFTKEEKENVYRITAAVMHMGGMKFKQRGREEQAEQDGEEEGGRVSKLFGCDPAELYKNLLKPRIKVGNEFVTQGRNVQQVSNSIGALCKGVFDRLFKWLVKKCNETLDTKQKRQHFIGVLDIAGFEIFDYNGFEQLCINFTNEKLQQFFNHHMFVLEQEEYKREGIDWAFIDFGMDLLACIDLIEKPMGILSILEEESMFPKATDQTFSEKLTNTHLGKSAPFQKPKPPKPGQQAAHFAIGHYAGCVSYNITGWLEKNKDPLNDTVVDQFKKSQNKLLIEIFADHPGQSGGGEQAKGGRGKKGGGFATVSSAYKEQLNSLMAILRSTQPHFVRCIIPNEMKQPGLVDAHLVMHQLTCNGVLEGIRICRKGFPNRMVYPDFKMRYKIMCPKQLQGVDKDKKATDIIIKFIDLPEDQYRLGNTKVFFRAGVLGQMEEFRDERLGKIMSWMQAWARGYLSRKGFKKLQEQRVALKVVQRNLRKYLQLRTWPWYKLWQKVKPLLNVSRIEDEIARLEEKAKKAEELHAAEVKVRKELEVLNAKLLAEKTALLDSLSGEKGALQDYQERNSKLQAQKNDLENQLRDIQERLTQEEDARNQLFQQKKKADQEISGLKKDIEDLELNIQKAEQDKATKDHQIRNLNDEIAHQDELINKLNKEKKMQGETNQKTGEELQSAEDKINHLNKVKAKLEQTLDELEDSLEREKKVRGDVEKGKRKVEGDLKLTQEAVSDLERNKKELEQTIQRKDKELSSITAKLEDEQVVVGKHQRQIKELQARIEELEEEVEAERQARAKAEKQRADLARELEELGERLEEAGGATSAQIELNKKREAELSKLRRDLEEANIQHESTLANLRKKHNDAVAEMAEQVDQLNKLKAKAEHDRQTCHNELNQTRTACDQLGRDKAAQEKIAKQLQHTLNEVQSKLDETNRTLNDFDASKKKLSIENSDLLRQLEEAESQVSQLSKIKISLTTQLEDTKRLADEESRERATLLGKFRNLEHDLDNLREQVEEEAEGKADLQRQLSKANAESQIWRSKYESDGVARSEELEEAKRKLQARLAEAEETIESLNQKCIGLEKTKQRLSTEVEDLQLEVDRANAIANAAEKKQKAFDKIIGEWKLKVDDLAAELDASQKECRNYSTELFRLKGAYEEGQEQLEAVRRENKNLADEVKDLLDQIGEGGRNIHEIEKARKRLEAEKDELQAALEEAEAALEQEENKVLRAQLELSQVRQEIDRRIQEKEEEFENTRKNHQRALDSMQASLEAEAKGKAEALRMKKKLEADINELEIALDHANKANAEAQKNIKRYQQQLKDIQTALEEEQRARDDAREQLGISERRANALQNELEESRTLLEQADRGRRQAEQELADAHEQLNEVSAQNASISAAKRKLESELQTLHSDLDELLNEAKNSEEKAKKAMVDAARLADELRAEQDHAQTQEKLRKALEQQIKELQVRLDEAEANALKGGKKAIQKLEQRVRELENELDGEQRRHADAQKNLRKSERRIKELSFQSEEDRKNHERMQDLVDKLQQKIKTYKRQIEEAEEIAALNLAKFRKAQQELEEAEERADLAEQAISKFRAKGRAGSVGRGASPAPRATSVRPQFDGLAFPPRFDLNPENEF